A single genomic interval of Antarcticibacterium arcticum harbors:
- a CDS encoding LOG family protein has protein sequence MKNAHKNKILPVLTEEKKFLSGPRSRFRNLLFIFKVSWHFIRGFRKMHFLGPCVTVFGSARYKESGRYYKKGVEVGEALANLGFTVMTGGGPGIMEAANRGAYEAGGYSVGCNILLPQEQTPNPYLHRQITIPYFFVRKVLLIKYSFAFVVMPGGFGTMDEFFESLMLIQTKMIKTFPVVLFGTQYHKDLIAHLRLMARKKTIDPRDMKYLLITDSVEEMSEHLKKYSILKYKLIKKKKGT, from the coding sequence TTGAAAAACGCACATAAGAACAAAATTTTACCGGTGCTTACCGAAGAGAAAAAATTTCTCTCAGGACCGCGATCCCGTTTTCGAAATTTGTTATTTATCTTCAAAGTGTCGTGGCATTTTATACGCGGTTTCAGGAAAATGCACTTCCTTGGACCTTGTGTCACAGTATTTGGGTCCGCCCGGTATAAAGAATCCGGCAGATATTATAAAAAGGGCGTTGAGGTAGGAGAAGCGCTGGCAAACCTTGGATTTACTGTTATGACCGGGGGAGGACCGGGAATAATGGAAGCTGCCAACAGGGGAGCATATGAAGCGGGAGGATACTCTGTAGGTTGTAATATTTTATTACCCCAGGAACAAACCCCTAATCCATATCTACATCGTCAAATTACCATACCTTATTTTTTTGTGAGAAAGGTTTTGTTAATCAAATATTCTTTTGCTTTTGTGGTAATGCCCGGCGGGTTTGGAACGATGGACGAATTCTTTGAATCACTTATGTTGATCCAAACCAAAATGATTAAAACTTTTCCTGTAGTGTTATTTGGAACTCAATACCATAAAGATCTTATCGCCCATTTAAGGCTAATGGCCCGCAAAAAGACCATAGATCCCCGTGATATGAAATATTTGTTGATCACAGATTCTGTTGAAGAAATGTCAGAACATTTAAAGAAGTATTCTATTCTAAAATATAAATTGATCAAAAAAAAGAAGGGAACCTGA
- a CDS encoding MlaD family protein, producing MAKNSSRNVLLGIFVITGMIIFVAGVYFIGARQNLFGNTTRIHSVFKNVNGLQLGNNVRYSGVNVGTVKGITILNDTAILVDMVIDDKAIALIRKNSQATTGSDGLVGSMIINIIPGNDGSTQFVKAGDTIPSISKIATADMLTTLNITNENAALLTADLLKITTAINKGEGVLGGLIKDDAMYTDFKQSIANLNQTSRAALTSVNRLNKILAEVNYKESAAHVLLSDTVAAGKISSLLNQLEESSREIHSITENLNEFSVTLKEGEGALNFVMKDTTFANNLDNTLQNVEEASVKFNENMEALKHNFFFRGYFRKLERQQLKQEKENEKSGL from the coding sequence ATGGCAAAGAATTCAAGTAGAAATGTGCTTTTAGGCATTTTCGTGATCACCGGAATGATAATTTTTGTAGCGGGAGTTTATTTTATTGGGGCAAGACAAAACCTTTTTGGAAATACCACCCGCATACATTCAGTTTTCAAAAATGTAAATGGCCTTCAACTGGGCAATAACGTAAGATACTCAGGAGTTAACGTGGGAACGGTTAAGGGTATAACCATTTTAAATGATACCGCTATTCTGGTAGATATGGTAATTGATGATAAGGCCATTGCTCTCATAAGGAAAAACTCCCAGGCCACTACAGGATCAGACGGGCTTGTAGGGAGTATGATCATTAATATAATTCCGGGAAATGACGGGTCCACCCAATTTGTAAAAGCCGGAGATACTATCCCGTCTATCAGCAAAATTGCAACCGCCGATATGTTGACAACCCTTAATATAACCAATGAAAACGCCGCGCTCCTCACTGCAGATCTTTTAAAGATCACTACCGCTATAAATAAAGGAGAAGGTGTTTTGGGGGGGTTGATCAAGGACGATGCAATGTATACAGATTTTAAACAAAGTATCGCCAATCTTAATCAAACAAGCCGGGCAGCTCTCACCTCTGTTAACCGGTTAAATAAGATCCTTGCGGAAGTTAACTATAAAGAAAGTGCTGCGCACGTGTTATTAAGTGATACCGTGGCTGCGGGAAAGATATCCTCTTTACTTAACCAATTAGAGGAATCATCGCGGGAAATACATTCGATAACGGAAAATTTAAACGAATTCTCAGTTACTTTAAAAGAAGGAGAAGGTGCATTAAACTTTGTAATGAAGGATACCACATTTGCAAATAATCTGGATAATACGCTGCAAAATGTAGAGGAGGCAAGTGTAAAATTTAATGAGAATATGGAGGCCCTGAAACATAATTTTTTCTTCAGGGGTTATTTTAGAAAACTTGAACGGCAACAGTTAAAGCAGGAAAAAGAAAATGAAAAATCCGGGCTTTAA
- a CDS encoding cation-translocating P-type ATPase, translated as MSQGVKENPFPFRGLTAQEVSGSRAVHGQNTIEDNHSGFFWYNLKEIVREPMFLLLLATSIIYFILREFSEGFFLLGAIVLISAISFYQNARSKKALSALKEYTQSLSTVIRDKQLQKIKSEEIVVDDVVVANEGELITADGVLLQQNDFLVNESILTGESLSIAKTIEDPDKNLVYKGTAVVSGQGVYRVTQIGKATKLGRINTSLSEIEKIRSPLQQQISRFVKQMAIGGFLIFLVIWGISFYNSRDVFDSLLKGLTIAMSVLPEEIPVAFATFMALGAYRLMKLGIIVKHTQTIETLGSATVICTDKTGTITQNKMELFKVYDHKTGRTAEKDHWKESEFQNIIRIAMWASEIVPFDPMERSIHKAYKTFSTEDERPKFSMVHEYPLGGKPPMMTHIFENAEGKRIIAVKGAPEAVINHSGLSNAEKEKIMTEISRMASKGFRVLGVGEAFFDGKDFPEKQEEFKFEFLGLVGFYDPPKENINETLQHLYNAGIRIKLITGDNPATTHTIARLVNLQGSNDAVTGEELMNLNQEEFDRKVSQASVFSRIFPEIKVKIVNSLKRQHEIVGMTGDGVNDAPALKAAHIGIAMGRRGSDLAKESSSLILSDDDFGKMVDGVAMGRKIYYNLKKAIQYIISIHIPIILTVALPVILGWVYPVIFSPVHVIFLELIMGPTCSIIYENEPLEKNSMLKPPRAMDQTFLRWKELSVSVFQGLMITAVCLGIYQYSVLHMYSEDLTRTMVFSTLIVANIFLTLVNRSFYFSIWTTFKYKNSLIWVIISVSFVILLFMVYNPGLGSFFKLEPMATNQLLIVLVAGFASVIWFEIYKAIIRRRKPLKLFSSEILETGKGIIR; from the coding sequence ATGTCTCAAGGTGTAAAAGAAAATCCATTTCCTTTCAGGGGGCTTACGGCTCAGGAAGTATCAGGTTCGCGGGCGGTTCACGGCCAAAACACTATTGAAGACAATCACTCAGGATTTTTCTGGTACAATTTAAAGGAAATTGTGCGGGAGCCAATGTTTCTCCTGCTTCTTGCCACCTCTATTATTTATTTTATTCTCAGGGAATTTTCCGAAGGATTTTTTCTCCTGGGAGCAATTGTTCTTATTTCAGCTATTTCTTTTTACCAAAATGCCAGGAGTAAAAAGGCCCTGAGTGCTTTAAAGGAATACACCCAAAGTTTATCAACCGTTATAAGGGACAAACAGCTTCAAAAAATCAAATCGGAAGAAATAGTTGTTGATGACGTGGTAGTAGCGAATGAAGGGGAATTAATAACTGCAGATGGGGTTTTACTTCAACAAAACGATTTTCTGGTAAATGAATCTATATTAACCGGGGAATCCCTGAGTATTGCAAAGACTATTGAGGACCCGGATAAAAACCTTGTCTACAAAGGAACCGCAGTGGTATCCGGCCAGGGGGTATATAGGGTGACGCAAATTGGAAAAGCAACTAAACTGGGAAGGATAAATACTTCCCTTAGTGAAATTGAAAAGATAAGGTCACCCTTGCAACAGCAAATTTCCAGGTTTGTAAAGCAAATGGCTATTGGCGGTTTTTTGATCTTTCTGGTGATTTGGGGCATAAGTTTTTACAATTCACGGGATGTGTTTGACAGCCTTCTTAAAGGGCTCACCATAGCGATGTCTGTTTTGCCGGAAGAGATCCCTGTGGCCTTTGCTACCTTCATGGCGTTGGGCGCATATAGGTTAATGAAACTTGGAATTATTGTGAAACATACCCAAACCATAGAGACTTTGGGGTCGGCAACGGTAATATGTACAGATAAGACAGGGACCATTACGCAGAATAAAATGGAACTTTTTAAGGTATATGACCATAAAACCGGAAGAACCGCGGAAAAGGACCATTGGAAGGAAAGCGAATTTCAAAATATTATAAGGATAGCAATGTGGGCCAGTGAAATTGTTCCTTTTGACCCCATGGAAAGATCCATTCATAAAGCTTACAAAACCTTTTCTACAGAAGATGAAAGGCCAAAATTTTCCATGGTACACGAATATCCCCTGGGTGGAAAACCCCCAATGATGACCCATATTTTTGAGAACGCTGAAGGGAAACGTATAATCGCGGTCAAGGGAGCCCCTGAGGCTGTGATAAATCATTCAGGCTTAAGCAATGCTGAGAAGGAAAAGATAATGACCGAAATTTCCAGGATGGCCTCTAAGGGATTTAGGGTCCTGGGCGTAGGAGAGGCTTTTTTTGATGGTAAAGATTTTCCAGAAAAGCAGGAAGAATTTAAGTTTGAATTTTTAGGATTGGTTGGATTTTATGACCCGCCAAAAGAAAATATAAATGAAACCCTGCAGCATTTATATAATGCGGGGATCAGGATCAAGTTAATTACCGGAGATAATCCTGCGACTACCCATACAATTGCCCGGCTTGTAAATTTGCAGGGCAGCAATGATGCCGTAACCGGGGAGGAGTTAATGAACCTTAATCAGGAAGAATTTGACCGAAAGGTCTCTCAAGCCAGCGTATTTTCAAGGATCTTCCCGGAAATTAAAGTGAAAATAGTTAATAGCCTTAAACGGCAACATGAGATTGTGGGAATGACGGGAGATGGTGTAAATGATGCTCCTGCCTTAAAAGCCGCCCATATTGGTATTGCCATGGGCAGGCGGGGTTCAGATCTTGCCAAGGAATCTTCTTCCCTTATTTTATCTGATGATGATTTCGGGAAAATGGTAGATGGGGTAGCTATGGGCCGCAAGATCTATTATAACCTTAAAAAAGCGATCCAATATATAATTTCAATTCACATTCCCATTATTTTAACCGTGGCATTACCGGTAATCCTGGGCTGGGTATACCCCGTCATTTTTAGTCCGGTTCATGTGATCTTTCTTGAACTTATTATGGGACCTACCTGCTCCATTATTTATGAAAATGAACCTCTGGAAAAGAATAGCATGCTTAAACCGCCCCGTGCGATGGACCAAACCTTTCTAAGATGGAAGGAGTTATCTGTGAGTGTTTTTCAGGGTTTGATGATTACCGCCGTGTGTCTTGGAATTTACCAGTATTCAGTACTTCATATGTATAGTGAAGATCTCACGAGAACTATGGTTTTTAGTACCCTTATTGTAGCCAACATTTTCCTTACGCTGGTTAACCGGTCTTTTTATTTTTCGATATGGACCACTTTTAAATATAAGAATTCGCTTATTTGGGTAATCATAAGCGTTAGTTTCGTGATCCTGCTTTTTATGGTTTATAATCCCGGTTTAGGTTCCTTCTTTAAACTGGAGCCTATGGCAACAAACCAACTGCTTATAGTGTTGGTAGCCGGTTTTGCAAGTGTTATCTGGTTTGAAATTTATAAAGCGATTATAAGAAGAAGGAAGCCGTTAAAACTTTTTTCATCTGAAATATTAGAAACAGGGAAAGGGATAATCCGTTAA